Part of the Streptomyces europaeiscabiei genome is shown below.
AGCGACGGCCCAGGCGGCCGAGGCCGCCGAGGCGAAACAAGCCGCGCAGGCCGAGAACACCGAGCCGGCCGAACCGTCCAAGCCACCGACCGAACCGTCCAAGCCACCGACCGAACCGGCCGAGCCACCGGAGGGAGACGCGTGAGCCTCGCCGCAGCCGCAGCCGCCGCCGTCGCCACGACGCACCCCGCCCTGGCCCCCGCCCTGGCCGCCGTCGAGACCCGGGGCTTTCTCTCCCCGACCGGCGTCGAGATCGCCTTCGTCCTCGTCGGTCTGGTCACCTTCGGCGCCGCGATCGTCACCGTCACCACCCGGCAGCTCGTGCACGCCGCCCTGTGGCTGGTGGTGGCGCTCGGCGGGCTCGCCGTCGAGTACCTCCTGCTGACCGCCGAGTTCATCGCCTGGGTGCAGGTCCTCATCTACGTCGGTTCCGTCGTCGTCCTCCTCCTCTTCGGTCTGATGCTCACCAAGGCCCCCATCGGCCGCTCCCCGGACGCCGACTCCGGCAACCGCTGGGCCGCCCTCACCGTCGCCGTCGCCTCGGCGGCCGCCCTGGTCTGGGTCGTCGTCGACGCCTTCCGCACCATCTGGATCGACCTCGACGGTCCCGCCGCCGGCTCCACCGAGGCCACCGGCGAGAGCCTCTTCCAGAACTGGGTCCTCCCCTTCGAGGCCCTCTCCGTCCTCCTTCTCGCCGCCCTGGTCGGCGCGATCGTCCTCTCCCGC
Proteins encoded:
- a CDS encoding NADH-quinone oxidoreductase subunit J family protein, producing MSLAAAAAAAVATTHPALAPALAAVETRGFLSPTGVEIAFVLVGLVTFGAAIVTVTTRQLVHAALWLVVALGGLAVEYLLLTAEFIAWVQVLIYVGSVVVLLLFGLMLTKAPIGRSPDADSGNRWAALTVAVASAAALVWVVVDAFRTIWIDLDGPAAGSTEATGESLFQNWVLPFEALSVLLLAALVGAIVLSRKAKPDAPTPATTPRPRNGTPPQPPTGPRTAAETRTGADTGARSEAAAKSESGTDKGGVR